The Garra rufa chromosome 20, GarRuf1.0, whole genome shotgun sequence genome contains the following window.
CGTGCTCTCAGTTAATGCTGATTTTGCTGAGAGAGGTTAACCCACCTGACCTTATCATCCAAGCAGAGCAAGAAGACATGACAGGCCAATGAATTACAAGGATATATGTGTTTGCACACTTTGATGACCCTGATTTCAGGTGACTCTGCAATAACCCCACTCACCTTGCAGCACATAGATGCGGTCCTTATACTCTACTGTGCTGTGGAACTCCATGGCCACCGGCATGGGACTGGCCGCCGTCCAGCAGTTGTCTCTGGCATCATAGCACTCCACGGATTTCAAAGCATTTCGTCCATCTCCTTCATACACTCGACCACCCAGAGCATAGAGTTTCCCATAGCAGTGTACTAGCTTGCAGCCGATGCGCGCCCGCAACATGGGCGATCGCGGGAGCCACCTGTTGCCAGCGTGTTCGTACTGCCAGAAGTCACTCTCTGCGCGATGGTCGATGCACACCTCGCTATTGCTTGGCCGATAGCCTCCAGCGATGAAGATGTCGTTCTCTGACGAGACCAAAATGCCAACCTCTCTGAGGTCATTGGGTGGCTTGCACAGCTTGTACACCTTCCCGGCAGCAATGTCCAGGCAAGGTACGGTCTGCTTCTTCCCTGAGTGCTTGTGAGCCGCATCGAAGCAGATGACCATCTCTGATGCAGTCATACCCAGCCGCTGCGGGCAGCCGTTGGTGCCGTTGAGCCGACCCTTATCCGAGGAGTCCCTGGACAAGGCCAGGGCGAAGGCTGGGGGTATACGGCTCAGAAAGGCCTCGTCCAGCAGGGGCAAACGGATGCATTTGGCAAAAACCTCCGGTAAATCTGCCTCCCGACGTGAGCAGTCATACTCCAACCAGTGCACGATGCTTTCGTACACGTGCTCCTCTTTTTCCACGTTCAAATCGTCACTGTTGAGAATGCTGACCAGCTGTTCTTTGGTCAGATGAAGGAACTCCTGCTCTCCCATCACGCACAGGAACTTCTTGCGGATGTAGTCCTGCGAGCGCTCCCGCAGCTCTTGGTGACCGTAAGCATCTGCGAACATGAAGACCCCAATGCAGTTCTGAGGGTCCAAACGGCTGATCATGAACTGGGCACATTGGTCTTGGAGGGCTGGGATCTGGAAGATGCTGGCAGCGGTGAACAGTGCCTGCACGTTAGACTCTGTGAGAGTGACACGTGAGGTGTAAGCATAGTCCAGAACCAAATGCATGGACTCTGACTCAACGCCAACAATCCGCACCTCCCGCTGACTGCTTTCTGTAAGGCCACTTGTGAACATGGATCTGACAAAAGATAAAACAAACACTATTACCACATGAACACAAGAAAGCAGTGTTGCAGACTACATTTCAgaattgtaacaaaaaaaaatatggcAATCTTTTTTTATGACAATATGCATTTAGTTAACTGTGGTATTCCAATGTGCAATTCCATTTCAACAATCAAAGTCTAAGTCTAAACAAGTgccattttacagcattttttactagggatgcaccgatcggaatcggccgatcgcttgcgcgttttgtcagtaaagccggttctgtaatcagcggtaaatgccatcaggtgcatgatttcacgttgagccgtatatactacacacagccgttgtttactgaagagctgcgcaaatccatgttcattatcagtatgaatgtgcgcagctcgtcagtgaacaacggctgtgtgtagtatatacggttcaacgtgaaatcccgcacctgatggcatttaccgctgattattgaaccggctttactgacaaaacgcgcaagcatgaatcggccgattcggatcggtgcatccctattttttacatttaattttgtgATTATGTTAAAAGGAGTGTTCCTGGaattttttaaagacaaaaacaGTCAATCACTAAATATAGAGGATTTATACTTTGCATTTTGGTTCATGAACTTAATTAATAAATTGAGTGAAAACCTGTTTAGTCTTTGAActataaaattgttttaaaatgtatttctgaggtggcagttttttttattttaattaattattgtgCATATTATCCCGGAGCTAACAGGTCATGATATTGAAGTTGAAAGACTGTATTTAACTTTACATAACGTCTACAATGATTTTATCACATTTCCATTACATTGTTTAatcacatatatgtgaccctgctaAAAGCTTtcaattaatgtatggtttgttaggacaatatttggtcgagatacaactacttgaaaacctggaatctgagagtacaaaaaattaaaatactgagaaaatcacctttaaagttgtccaaaaaagttatctgtttataataaaatgtttaatg
Protein-coding sequences here:
- the kbtbd8 gene encoding kelch repeat and BTB domain-containing protein 8, with amino-acid sequence MAASGDIGKLLQVQNGTPASTSYNGVDALHACNILQQLKALYDEAQLTDIVVEVDHGKTFSCHRNVLAAISPYFRSMFTSGLTESSQREVRIVGVESESMHLVLDYAYTSRVTLTESNVQALFTAASIFQIPALQDQCAQFMISRLDPQNCIGVFMFADAYGHQELRERSQDYIRKKFLCVMGEQEFLHLTKEQLVSILNSDDLNVEKEEHVYESIVHWLEYDCSRREADLPEVFAKCIRLPLLDEAFLSRIPPAFALALSRDSSDKGRLNGTNGCPQRLGMTASEMVICFDAAHKHSGKKQTVPCLDIAAGKVYKLCKPPNDLREVGILVSSENDIFIAGGYRPSNSEVCIDHRAESDFWQYEHAGNRWLPRSPMLRARIGCKLVHCYGKLYALGGRVYEGDGRNALKSVECYDARDNCWTAASPMPVAMEFHSTVEYKDRIYVLQGEYFFCFDPRKDYWGHLPSMNVPRAQGLAALYKNCIYYIAGICRNHQRTFTVEVYDIEQNTWCRKRDLPFDQATSPYIKVLLLQGRLHLFVRATQVMVEEHVFRTSRKNSLYQYDVEADQWTKVYETPDRLWDLGRHFECVVAKLYPQCLQKVL